In the Pseudomonas sp. ADAK2 genome, one interval contains:
- a CDS encoding putative phage abortive infection protein: MKKRISAEAMIAGGVLAVLIAYVGYYYFLYSGYSSSEAITDLKGVRSGTFGDAFGALNALFSGLAFSGVLITLYFQRKDLKESHIQNAKQQTESQFYNMLALQQQVVQGFDLHRSGPDAHTIQGRDCFRDWKRKMQARYVALSPDFQGKPDISRGIEAFKKIYRAHQGDLGLYFRSLYSVFRFLDGVDPSQRKHLGAVMRSLLSDYELVFIFYNCLSEKGRKFNRFAIEYALFDNLDAQRLLNFEHVAHADRLSLGENQLALKIREAAYTNK; this comes from the coding sequence ATGAAGAAAAGAATTAGTGCTGAAGCAATGATCGCTGGCGGTGTATTGGCAGTATTAATAGCATATGTTGGCTATTATTATTTTTTGTACTCAGGTTATTCCTCGTCGGAGGCTATTACTGATTTGAAGGGGGTTCGCAGTGGGACATTTGGAGATGCATTTGGCGCCCTAAATGCCCTTTTTTCAGGCTTGGCGTTCTCTGGCGTACTAATCACGCTTTATTTTCAGAGAAAGGATTTAAAGGAAAGTCATATTCAAAACGCTAAGCAGCAAACAGAGTCACAATTTTACAATATGCTTGCCCTTCAGCAGCAAGTTGTCCAAGGATTTGATTTGCATCGTAGTGGTCCCGATGCCCATACGATACAGGGACGAGATTGCTTTCGCGATTGGAAGCGAAAAATGCAGGCGCGGTACGTCGCTCTGAGCCCAGATTTTCAAGGCAAGCCGGATATCAGCCGAGGAATTGAAGCTTTTAAAAAAATATACAGAGCTCATCAGGGCGATTTGGGTCTTTACTTTAGAAGTCTTTATTCTGTATTTAGATTTCTTGATGGGGTGGATCCTTCGCAAAGAAAACATTTAGGAGCAGTCATGCGCTCTTTGTTATCTGATTATGAGCTGGTATTTATTTTTTATAATTGCCTTAGTGAAAAAGGACGAAAATTCAATCGTTTTGCAATTGAGTATGCTTTGTTTGATAATTTGGATGCTCAACGGCTGCTGAACTTCGAACATGTGGCTCATGCGGATCGATTATCGCTAGGTGAAAACCAACTCGCATTGAAAATCAGAGAGGCCGCATACACTAATAAGTAA
- a CDS encoding DNA cytosine methyltransferase, giving the protein MSAQQKKHPFDFKTQYGLGFSTQDDEIVVDFFCGGGGAGTGLEMGLGRAVNVAKNHNPQAISMHTVNHPGAVHYTTDVFEGDPDTECGGKAVGWFHMSPDCTHHSQAAGGQPRKREIRNLSWIGLKWAGKKKPRVISLENVKQILQWGPLIAKRCKATGRVMKLGGAIAELGEVVPVHQQFLVPDPKRRGQTWATFVAELQRLGYVVEWRVIKACDFGAPTSRERLFMIARCDGEPIVWPAPTHAKHPVKGQQKWRTAAECIDWTIPSKSIFDRPKPLAPATLRRIAKGMKKFVIDAADPFIVPIANWSGESVQSAHDPLRTVTSWPRGGSFAMASPIIAPATHQGSDRINDPHAPLPTVTCANRGELTLISPTLIQTGYGERPGQEPRVPGLDQPLGTVVAGGVKHALTSAVLVGTGGPEYSGKPASIDQPAGTLMTQNHRAIAAAHLVKFRFSDEGKALNEPLPTITSGGNYQRPAGAAHAMGISTVFMAQMNGGFNTTDAKSIEDPMTTVTNTGSQQQLVTANLVHLRGNCDARDAADPLHTISAGGTHHGLVTAFMERQFGASVGQAVDEPAPTITAGGGGKSSLVEFQLSPEVEAGALLVAAFLISYYGTENVSAAGEPAPTITTKDRLALVTVTIKGTPYVIVDICLRMLQPAELYKAQGFPADYIISHGADGKPFTKTQQVHMCGNSVSPPPMAALARANDPWRAIERQAAAA; this is encoded by the coding sequence ATGTCCGCACAACAGAAGAAACACCCCTTCGATTTCAAAACCCAATACGGACTTGGCTTCAGCACTCAGGACGATGAGATCGTTGTCGACTTCTTTTGTGGTGGTGGTGGCGCCGGTACCGGTCTGGAAATGGGCTTGGGCCGCGCGGTGAACGTAGCGAAGAACCACAACCCTCAAGCGATCAGCATGCACACCGTGAATCACCCGGGCGCTGTTCATTACACCACCGACGTGTTCGAGGGTGATCCGGATACCGAATGCGGCGGCAAGGCCGTTGGCTGGTTCCACATGTCGCCGGATTGCACACATCACAGCCAGGCCGCCGGCGGCCAGCCGCGTAAGCGTGAGATTCGTAACCTGTCATGGATTGGTCTGAAGTGGGCCGGCAAGAAGAAGCCCCGCGTCATCAGCCTAGAGAACGTGAAACAGATCCTCCAGTGGGGGCCGCTGATCGCCAAACGCTGCAAGGCAACTGGCCGAGTGATGAAGTTGGGTGGAGCCATTGCCGAGCTGGGTGAAGTCGTCCCGGTCCACCAGCAGTTCCTGGTGCCTGACCCGAAGCGCCGCGGCCAGACCTGGGCAACCTTCGTTGCCGAGCTGCAGCGCTTGGGCTATGTCGTCGAGTGGCGCGTCATCAAGGCCTGCGACTTCGGCGCGCCAACCAGTCGGGAACGTTTGTTCATGATCGCCCGCTGTGACGGTGAGCCCATTGTCTGGCCGGCGCCGACACACGCCAAGCACCCGGTGAAGGGTCAGCAGAAGTGGCGCACCGCCGCCGAATGCATCGACTGGACGATCCCGAGCAAAAGCATCTTCGATCGGCCCAAGCCGCTGGCACCCGCCACCCTGCGCCGAATCGCCAAGGGCATGAAGAAGTTCGTCATCGATGCCGCCGACCCTTTTATCGTGCCGATCGCAAACTGGTCCGGAGAAAGCGTGCAGTCAGCGCACGACCCGCTGCGCACTGTCACCTCTTGGCCGCGCGGCGGATCCTTCGCAATGGCCAGCCCGATCATCGCGCCAGCCACGCACCAGGGCAGCGACCGGATCAACGACCCACACGCCCCGCTGCCGACGGTGACCTGCGCCAACCGCGGAGAGCTGACGCTGATCAGTCCGACGCTCATTCAGACCGGATACGGCGAACGCCCGGGACAGGAGCCGCGCGTGCCTGGTCTGGATCAGCCGCTTGGCACAGTGGTAGCCGGCGGTGTGAAGCATGCTCTCACCAGTGCTGTCTTGGTCGGTACCGGTGGACCTGAGTACTCGGGCAAGCCGGCATCGATTGATCAGCCGGCCGGGACGCTGATGACCCAGAACCACCGCGCGATCGCCGCCGCGCACCTAGTGAAGTTCCGGTTTTCGGATGAAGGCAAGGCACTCAATGAGCCGCTGCCGACCATCACCAGCGGCGGCAACTATCAGCGCCCAGCCGGAGCGGCCCACGCGATGGGTATCTCGACGGTGTTCATGGCCCAGATGAATGGCGGCTTCAACACCACCGACGCCAAGAGCATCGAAGACCCGATGACGACGGTCACCAACACTGGCAGCCAGCAGCAGTTGGTGACGGCGAACCTGGTGCATCTGCGCGGCAACTGCGACGCGCGGGACGCAGCAGACCCGCTACACACCATCAGCGCCGGCGGCACCCACCACGGATTGGTCACCGCCTTCATGGAACGCCAGTTTGGCGCCAGCGTTGGCCAGGCCGTGGACGAACCCGCACCAACCATCACGGCGGGAGGCGGCGGCAAAAGCTCGCTGGTCGAGTTTCAGCTTTCGCCCGAGGTAGAAGCCGGCGCGCTGCTGGTCGCAGCATTCTTGATCAGCTACTACGGCACTGAGAACGTGAGCGCCGCTGGCGAGCCCGCACCGACCATCACCACCAAGGACCGGCTGGCCCTGGTCACCGTCACCATCAAAGGCACTCCGTACGTGATCGTCGACATCTGCCTGCGGATGCTGCAACCGGCAGAGCTCTACAAGGCTCAGGGCTTCCCCGCTGACTACATCATCAGCCACGGCGCCGATGGCAAACCATTCACCAAGACCCAGCAGGTGCACATGTGCGGGAACAGCGTCAGCCCGCCGCCAATGGCAGCATTGGCTCGCGCCAACGACCCGTGGCGAGCAATAGAAAGGCAGGCGGCCGCCGCTTAA